The window AAAGGCCGAAAACCGAGCCCCAATCCAGCCACCACAAACACCTCTCCACAGCGATCCCGGCGCTCATCTCCGCCACTTCAGCCGCTCGCTCCTTCCTCCTCCGCCACGACCTTCACCTCCTTCCCTCCCAAACCCTAGCCCTAGAATCGCTCCTCTCCTCCACCTCCCGCTccctcctccacctcctctCCCTCGTCTCCATCCCCACAcccccttccccttccccttccccaCCCCCTTCCCCGCCGCCTCAGCAGAGCTGGTTCGACCGCTTCATCGCCACTTCCCCCGATTACGATCCGCGCTGGGTTCAATTCTTCAACCTCTCTAAGCCGTCGTTCACTCTGCTCCTCCGCCTCCTCACCCCCTCTCTCATCTCATCTCTCCACCCCTTGCCCCCCAATGCTGCCCTCGCCGCAGCCCTATTCCGATTATCTCATTCGGCCTCGTTCTCCGCCGTCTCTCGCCGCTTCTCTCTCGACTCCCGGACTGCCTGCATCGCGTTTTATTCAGTCTGCAGAGCTATCGTGGAGAATCTCGGTCATTTGTTTGAATTCAACTCTGACATCAACCGAATTATAGTGGGATTTGGCTGGATTTCTCTGCCCAATTGCTGTGGCGTTTTGGGGGTTGAAAAGTTCGAATTGGAAAGCACCGAAAATAGGTCTTTGTTAGTTCAAGCTTTGGTGGACTCGGAAGGGAGGTTCTTGGATGTCTCTGCTGGCTGGCCG is drawn from Salvia hispanica cultivar TCC Black 2014 chromosome 6, UniMelb_Shisp_WGS_1.0, whole genome shotgun sequence and contains these coding sequences:
- the LOC125194511 gene encoding protein ALP1-like isoform X2 gives rise to the protein MTTAGVATNRRRGLRKTKKERPKTEPQSSHHKHLSTAIPALISATSAARSFLLRHDLHLLPSQTLALESLLSSTSRSLLHLLSLVSIPTPPSPSPSPPPSPPPQQSWFDRFIATSPDYDPRWVQFFNLSKPSFTLLLRLLTPSLISSLHPLPPNAALAAALFRLSHSASFSAVSRRFSLDSRTACIAFYSVCRAIVENLGHLFEFNSDINRIIVGFGWISLPNCCGVLGVEKFELESTENRSLLVQALVDSEGRFLDVSAGWPGSLKPEDVLKRSKLFSGVEESKEYLNGPSFELNSGNVIPQYLLGDSCYPLLPWLLTPYSGKNRELSSSEMEFNGVHCKGMELVGTAFAKVKKKWKLVGRKWKEQCIEALPFVIVACCLLHNFLIKCSEVFPEESVEGCKEREFTGFDGEDSEIGKRIRDALASHFTRGRSCLYP
- the LOC125194511 gene encoding protein ALP1-like isoform X3, with amino-acid sequence MTTAGVATNRRRGLRKTKKERPKTEPQSSHHKHLSTAIPALISATSAARSFLLRHDLHLLPSQTLALESLLSSTSRSLLHLLSLVSIPTPPSPSPSPPPSPPPQQSWFDRFIATSPDYDPRWVQFFNLSKPSFTLLLRLLTPSLISSLHPLPPNAALAAALFRLSHSASFSAVSRRFSLDSRTACIAFYSVCRAIVENLGHLFEFNSDINRIIVGFGWISLPNCCGVLGVEKFELESTENRSLLVQALVDSEGRFLDVSAGWPGSLKPEDVLKRSKLFSGVEESKEYLNGPSFELNSGNVIPQYLLGDSCYPLLPWLLTPYSGKNRELSSSEMEFNGVHCKGMELVGTAFAKVKKKWKLVGRKWKEQCIEALPFVIVACCLLHNFLIKCSEVFPEESVEGCKEREFTGFDGEDSEIGKRIRDALASHFTRVSQR
- the LOC125194511 gene encoding protein ALP1-like isoform X1, with the protein product MTTAGVATNRRRGLRKTKKERPKTEPQSSHHKHLSTAIPALISATSAARSFLLRHDLHLLPSQTLALESLLSSTSRSLLHLLSLVSIPTPPSPSPSPPPSPPPQQSWFDRFIATSPDYDPRWVQFFNLSKPSFTLLLRLLTPSLISSLHPLPPNAALAAALFRLSHSASFSAVSRRFSLDSRTACIAFYSVCRAIVENLGHLFEFNSDINRIIVGFGWISLPNCCGVLGVEKFELESTENRSLLVQALVDSEGRFLDVSAGWPGSLKPEDVLKRSKLFSGVEESKEYLNGPSFELNSGNVIPQYLLGDSCYPLLPWLLTPYSGKNRELSSSEMEFNGVHCKGMELVGTAFAKVKKKWKLVGRKWKEQCIEALPFVIVACCLLHNFLIKCSEVFPEESVEGCKEREFTGFDGEDSEIGKRIRDALASHFTRSNQQDIRPARPASCG